In a single window of the Pseudomonas oryzihabitans genome:
- the nirB gene encoding nitrite reductase large subunit NirB — MNSIVTRKERLIVVGNGMVGHHLVEQLLAAGALDHYEIHVFGEERQRAYDRVHLSEYFAGRDAESLAMSEAGLYAVPGLVLHLGCAVTAIDREQREVLTSAGTFGYDRLVLATGSYPFVPPIEGAEGDSRLVYRTLDDLDTIRLAAARARRGVVVGGGLLGLEAANALKSLGLEAHVVEFAPRLMPVQLDDLGGAALRQRIEDLGVGVHLSKATQNITAGSEYRYRMNFAGEDFLETDLILFSAGIRPQDALARSCGLELGPRGGVAVDNGCLTSDPFIHAIGECAAWNGSVFGLVAPGYQMARLVSATLCHGQGTPFTGADMSTKLKLLGVDVGSIGDAHGATPGARSYRYIDEASASYRRLVVSADGKHVLGAVLVGDNSYYDTLLQYAQNGIPLPQDPASLIMPVGEGAPTLGADALPATATLCSCHNVTKGAVCAAIDAGCTDLAGIKSCTKAATGCGGCAALVKQVFEHELVARGVEVDKSLCEHFAHTRQELYHLVRVEGIQSFDELLARHGHGQHGCDICKPAVANVLASCWNAPITAPHLVPLQDTNDTFMANMQKNGTYSVVPRIPGGEISPEGLIAIGQVAKKYDLYTKITGGQRIDLFGAQLHELPDIWGELIAAGFETGHAYGKSTRTVKSCVGSTWCRYGVQDSVKMALDIEHRYKGLRAPHKLKFAVSGCTRECAEAQSKDIGVIATENGWNLYVCGNGGMRPRHAELFATDLDDETLIRYIDRLLMFYIRTADRLQRTSVWRESLEGGLDYLKQVIIEDSLGLGAELEAQMQLVVDRYECEWANALNDPDKLKRFRTFVNQRGNDPDIHFVKERGQRRPARHHELQLIAVTEEV, encoded by the coding sequence ATGAACAGCATCGTGACCCGCAAAGAACGCCTGATCGTCGTCGGCAACGGCATGGTCGGCCATCACCTCGTCGAGCAGCTGCTGGCGGCCGGCGCCTTGGACCACTACGAGATCCACGTCTTCGGCGAAGAACGTCAGCGCGCCTATGATCGGGTACACCTCTCCGAGTACTTCGCCGGTCGCGACGCCGAATCCCTGGCCATGAGCGAAGCCGGCCTCTATGCCGTGCCCGGCCTGGTGCTGCACCTGGGCTGCGCGGTGACCGCCATCGACCGCGAGCAGCGCGAGGTACTGACGTCCGCAGGTACCTTTGGCTACGACCGCCTGGTGCTGGCCACCGGCTCCTATCCCTTCGTGCCGCCCATCGAGGGCGCCGAAGGCGACTCGCGCCTGGTCTATCGCACCCTGGACGACCTGGACACCATCCGCCTGGCCGCCGCCAGGGCGCGCCGCGGCGTGGTGGTGGGCGGCGGCCTGCTAGGGCTAGAGGCGGCCAATGCCCTGAAGTCTCTGGGCCTGGAAGCCCATGTGGTGGAATTCGCCCCACGGCTGATGCCGGTGCAGCTGGACGACCTGGGCGGCGCCGCCTTACGCCAGCGCATCGAAGACCTGGGCGTGGGCGTGCACCTGTCCAAGGCCACCCAGAACATCACCGCCGGCAGCGAGTACCGCTACCGCATGAACTTCGCCGGCGAGGATTTCCTCGAGACCGACCTGATCCTGTTTTCCGCCGGCATCCGGCCCCAGGACGCCCTGGCCCGCAGCTGCGGCCTGGAACTCGGCCCCCGCGGCGGGGTGGCGGTGGATAACGGCTGCCTGACCAGCGATCCCTTCATCCACGCCATTGGCGAGTGCGCCGCCTGGAATGGCAGCGTCTTCGGCCTGGTCGCGCCGGGCTACCAGATGGCGCGCCTGGTATCCGCCACCCTCTGCCACGGCCAGGGCACGCCCTTCACCGGCGCCGACATGTCCACCAAGCTCAAGCTGCTGGGCGTGGACGTGGGCTCCATCGGTGATGCCCACGGCGCCACCCCCGGCGCGCGCAGCTATCGCTACATCGACGAAGCCAGCGCCAGCTACCGTCGCCTGGTGGTCTCCGCCGATGGTAAGCACGTCCTCGGCGCCGTGCTGGTGGGCGACAACAGCTACTACGACACCCTGCTGCAATACGCCCAGAACGGCATCCCGCTGCCCCAGGATCCGGCCAGCCTGATCATGCCGGTGGGCGAGGGCGCCCCGACCCTGGGTGCCGACGCCTTGCCGGCCACCGCCACCCTCTGCTCCTGCCACAACGTCACCAAGGGCGCGGTCTGCGCCGCCATCGACGCCGGATGCACCGATCTCGCCGGCATCAAGAGCTGCACCAAGGCCGCCACCGGTTGCGGCGGCTGCGCGGCCCTGGTCAAGCAGGTGTTCGAGCACGAGCTGGTCGCCCGGGGCGTCGAGGTCGACAAGAGTCTCTGCGAACACTTCGCCCATACCCGCCAGGAGCTCTATCACCTGGTGCGGGTGGAAGGCATCCAGAGTTTCGACGAGCTGCTGGCGCGCCACGGCCACGGCCAGCATGGTTGCGACATCTGCAAGCCGGCGGTAGCCAACGTCCTGGCTTCCTGCTGGAACGCGCCCATCACAGCTCCGCACCTGGTGCCGCTGCAGGACACCAACGACACCTTCATGGCCAACATGCAGAAGAACGGCACCTATTCGGTGGTGCCACGCATCCCGGGCGGCGAGATCAGCCCGGAAGGCCTGATCGCCATCGGCCAGGTGGCGAAGAAATACGACCTCTACACCAAGATCACCGGCGGCCAGCGCATCGATCTCTTCGGCGCCCAGTTGCACGAGCTGCCGGACATCTGGGGCGAACTGATCGCCGCCGGCTTCGAGACCGGTCATGCCTACGGCAAGTCGACCCGCACGGTGAAGAGCTGCGTGGGCAGTACCTGGTGCCGCTACGGGGTGCAGGACAGCGTCAAGATGGCGCTGGACATCGAGCACCGCTACAAGGGCCTGCGTGCCCCGCACAAGCTCAAATTCGCGGTGAGCGGCTGCACCCGCGAATGCGCCGAGGCGCAGAGCAAGGACATCGGCGTGATCGCCACCGAGAACGGCTGGAATCTCTATGTTTGCGGCAATGGCGGCATGCGGCCGCGGCATGCCGAGCTGTTCGCCACCGACCTGGATGACGAAACCCTGATCCGCTACATCGACCGCCTGCTGATGTTCTACATCCGCACCGCCGACCGCCTGCAGCGCACCTCGGTGTGGCGCGAATCCCTGGAGGGCGGCCTCGACTATCTCAAGCAGGTGATCATCGAAGACAGCCTGGGCCTTGGCGCCGAGCTGGAAGCCCAGATGCAGCTGGTGGTGGATCGCTACGAATGCGAATGGGCCAACGCCCTGAACGATCCCGACAAGCTCAAGCGCTTCCGTACATTCGTCAACCAGCGCGGCAACGACCCGGACATTCACTTCGTCAAGGAACGTGGCCAGCGCCGACCGGCGCGTCACCACGAACTTCAGCTCATCGCCGTTACCGAGGAGGTTTGA
- the nirD gene encoding nitrite reductase small subunit NirD — protein sequence MTQTNTARALQPTWQPLCSLADLVPQSGVVALHEGEQVALFYLPDTEQKVFAVGNRDPKSGANVIGRGIVGQLGQDLVIASPLYKQHFRLADGGCLEYPEQALPTWAVRLNGERVEIA from the coding sequence ATGACCCAGACCAATACCGCCCGCGCCCTGCAACCCACCTGGCAACCCCTGTGCAGCCTGGCCGACCTGGTGCCCCAGTCCGGCGTGGTGGCCCTGCACGAGGGCGAGCAGGTGGCGCTGTTCTACCTGCCCGATACCGAGCAGAAGGTCTTTGCCGTGGGCAACCGCGATCCCAAGTCCGGTGCCAACGTCATCGGCCGTGGCATCGTCGGCCAGCTGGGCCAGGATCTGGTGATCGCCTCGCCACTGTACAAGCAGCATTTCCGCCTGGCGGATGGCGGCTGCCTGGAGTATCCCGAGCAGGCGCTGCCCACCTGGGCGGTACGGTTGAACGGGGAGCGGGTGGAGATCGCCTGA